GGTCTTCCCCGACATGAAGGCGCGACGCATCCTCTGATCGAGGGACAACAGAGGGCCCGGCCGGAGACTCCGGCCGGGCCCTCTGTTGCTGCATCATCAGGTGGTCGATCCGCGCTGTGACGGACGACGGTCTGCCGTGGTTACGGCAGGCGGCGATCAGCCGTGGTACGGCTCAGCGCTGACCAGCGTCACCTTCATGGTGTTGCCGTTGGGCAGCGTGTACTCACGGGTCTCGCCGACCTTGGCGTTGATCAGGGCTCCACCGAGCGGGGAGTTCGGCGAGTACGTCTCCAGCTCGCTGTTGCGGGCGCCCTCCTCGCGGGTGGCGATCAGGAAGGTCTCCGTGTCGGTCTCGTCGCCGTCGTAGTAGACGGTCACGACGGAGCCGGGAAGGGCGACACCCGACTCGGTCGGGGCGACGCCGACCTTGGCGGTGCCCAGCAGTTCCTGCAGCTGACGGATACGGGCCTCCTGCTGGCCCTGCTCCTCGCGGGCTGCGTGGTAGCCGCCGTTCTCCTTGAGGTCGCCCTCTTCGCGACGCTCGTTGATCTCGGCCGCGATGACAGGACGATTGGCGATGAGCTGGTCAAGTTCGGCCTTGAGCCGGTCGTACGACTCCTGCGTCAGCCAGGTCACCTGGGTCTCGGTCATCCTCGATCACTTCCTTCGGGTTGGAGCCCCCGGCTCCGTGGACAAGTCGTGCGCATGCAACGACTGCGACAGCACGACTCCCGTCGTCCCCCCTGTGTTCAGGTGAACGGAGTCGTACTGCCCTCTTGTGCTCTTATGCAGCAATACACGGCCCCAAAGGGTGGAACCGTGTATCAAGCCATTTTAGCATCACCAGGGCCACCGCCCGAGAAATCGCAGGACACGGGCGGTGGTGGGTTGCCGTATCACCCTACGGTGCGCGCAGGTACTCCGGCGGATTCGTGCCGCAGCCGTAGACGTCGCCCATGCCAGGCCGCTGCGAGGTCTTCACCGGCGACGTGATGATCACCGTCGGCGACTCGGACGGCGGGATCAGCACCTCCCGGCGGCCGGTCTCGCTGCCGTCCTTCGACCGCGCCCGGATCACGCAGACCACCGGTTCGGACGGGTCGTCGCGGGTGACCTTCAGCTGGATGTCGATCGTCTCGTCGTCGACGATGTCGAACGCGACGACCTCCGACTCGACCGGCGCCGAATTGTTCTGGGCCAGCACGAACGCCAACACGAGGCCGGCGACGATTCCGAGCACCGTGAATCCCCAGCGCTTGCCACGCGTCGAGACTCGGGGGCCGGGATACCGGGACGAGGGGTACCGGTCGTGGACGGAGGTGCTGCTCATCACTTTGCTTTCCCACCCGGATGCGGTGGATCGGGCATCGCCGCGGGGTCACGGCTGACGACGGAATTATCAGGTGGAACTATAGAGGAAGGATCCGCACCGGCCGCGAGACGGTCGACGTCGCGGTATCCGCCGATGCACACGACCTGAGGTGGAGGAATACACGTGAGCGGACTACGGCTCATGGCCGTGCACGCCCATCCCGACGACGAGTCGAGCAAGGGCGCGGCCACCATGGCGCGGTACTCGGCCGAGGGGCACGAGGTGCTTGTGGTGACGCTCACCGGTGGCGAGCGGGGGGACATCCTCAACCCGGCGATGGACATCCCGGGCATCCGTGATCGCATGAGCGAGGTGCGCCGCGAGGAGATGGCCGAGGCCGCCCGTATCCTCGGCGTGCAGCACCGCTGGCTCGGTTTCGTCGACTCCGGTCTGCCGGAGGGTGACCCCAAACCCCCGCTGCCCGAGGGCTGCTTCGCCGCCATCCCGCTCGACGAGCCGGTCCGCCGCCTCGTACAGGCCGTGCGCGAGTTCCGCCCGCACGTGATGACCACCTACGACGAGAACGGCGGCTACCCCCACCCCGATCACATCCGGTGCCACGAGGTGTCCGTCGCGGCCTGGGACGCGGCTGCCGACCCGAACTACCACCCCGAGCTCGGCGAGCCGTGGGAGGTGCGGAAGCTGTACTACTCGCACGGCTTCATCCGCAAGCGCCTCGAACTGTTCCGCGAGGAATACGAGCGCCGCGGCGAGCCGTTCCCGATGGAGCAGTGGCTCAACAAGTGGCGGACGGAACAGGGCGACATCATGGCCCGCGTCACCACCCAGATCACCTGCGGTGACTACTTCCCGAAGCGGGACGACGCGCTGCGCGCGCACGCCACCCAGATCGACCCCAACGGCTCCTTCTTCGCGGTGCCCTTGGACATCCAGCAGAAGGTGTGGCCGACGGAGGAGTACGAGTTGGCCAAGACCCGCGTGAGCACGGAGATCCCCGAGACGGATCTGTTCGCGGGCATCGAGGACGGACAGGGCAAATGACTGTAGGTGCGCTCGTGGTCGACGTTCTGGCACAGAACCAGGAACCGGCGGGCCCCGAGTTCGGCAAGGCGTCCCCGCTCGGGCTCGCCCTCGTCATCGTGCTGCTGGTCGCGACGGCCCTGCTCATCTGGAGCATGAACAAGCAGCTGCGGAAGCTGCCGGAGACGTTCCAGCCCGAGCATCCGGAGCCCGACCAGGCGGTCGACGACGGCACCCTGGCTGCTCCGAAGGGCGCCGAGACGACAGCTGCTCCGAAGAACGCCGAGGCGAAGAGCGCCAACGGTGCTCCCAAGAGCGGCGAGACGAAGCCCGAGCAGGAACGTCCCGAACCCGACGCCGGGAACTGACGAAGCCGGCCTCCCATCGCGGCTTTCCGCCTAGCGTGGGGGCATGGCGAATCGTCTGGCCGACGCGCTGAGCCCCTATCTGCGACAGCACGCCGACAATCCGGTCGACTGGAGGGAATGGGGCGACGAGGCGCTGGGCGAGGCCCGCGATCGCGACGTCCCGATCCTGCTGTCGATCGGTTACGCGGCCTGCCACTGGTGCCACGTCATGGCACACGAGTCGTTCGAGGACCCGGCGACCGCCGCGGTCATGAACGAGCACTTCGTGTGCATCAAGGTCGACCGCGAGGAACGTCCCGACCTCGACGCCGTGTACATGAACGCGACCGTCGCGATGTCCGGGCAGGGCGGCTGGCCGATGACCTGCTTCCTCACACCCGACGGGTCGCCGTTCTACTGCGGCACCTACTATCCGGACACCCCGCGCGGCGGTATGCCGTCGTTCACGCAGTTGCTCCACGCCATCACGGAGACGTGGCACAACCGCCGCGACGAGGTCACGCAGGCCGCCGACGCCGTGGCCACCGAACTGCGACGCAACAGCGGCGGGCTGCCCACCGGCGGGGTCGCCGTCGACGCGGCCCTGCTCGACTCCGCCGTCACGGAGATCGCCCGCGACGAGGACCGTACCCACGGCGGCTTCGGCGCCGCCCCGAAGTTCCCGCCGTCGAACCTGCTCGAGGGACTGCTGCGGGGCTACGAGCGAACCCGCTCGCCGGGCACGCTCGGTGTCGTGGTGCGCACCGCGGACGCGATGGCCCGCGGCGGCATCTGCGACCAGCTCGGCGGGGGTTTCGCCCGCTACAGCGTCGACGCCGCGTGGACGGTGCCGCACTTCGAGAAGATGCTCTACGACAACGCGCTGCTGCTGCGCTTCTACGTGCACCTCGCGCGGGTGACCGGCGCCGACCTGCCGCGCCGTGTCGCGCGGGAGACAGCCGGCTTCCTGCTCCGCGACCTGCTCACCGTCGAGGGCGGTTTCGCGTCGGCCCTCGACGCCGACACCGACGGGGTCGAGGGCCTGACCTACGTGTGGACACCCGGGCAGCTCGTCGAGATCCTCGGGCCGGACGACGGCCGGTGGGCAGCCGAGCTGTTCACCGTCACACCCGCCGGCACCTTCGAACACGGCACGTCGGTGCTGCAGCTTCGCGACGACCCCGACGATCGGGACCGCTTCGACGACGTGCGTGCCCGCCTGTTCGCCGCCCGGCAGGATCGTCCGCAGCCCGGCCGTGACGACAAGGTCGTCACCGCCTGGAACGGCTTCGCGGTCACCGCTCTGGCCGAGGCCGGCCTCGCGCTCGGCGAGCAGGGCTGGATCGACACGGCCGCCGGGTGCGCGCGGACGTTGCTGGAGCGGCACCTCGTCGACGGGCGGTTGCGACGCGCCTCGCTCGGCGGGAAGGCCGGGGCACCCGTCGGAGTGCTCGAGGACTACGGCGCGTTCGCCACGGCGCTGCTTGCCCTGCACCAGGCGACAGGGGACCAGAGCTGGGTCGCGCACGCCCGCGCGCTCGCCGACGTCGCGCTCGAGCAGTTCGCCGACCCGGAACGGCCCGGCAGCTGGTTCGACACCGCCCACGACGCCCAGACGCTGGTCGCGCGGCCCCGGGATCCCGTCGACGGTGCCACGCCGTCCGGGGCGTCGCTGATCACCGAGGCGTTGCTCGGTCTCGCCGCGCTCGTACCCGACGACTCCCGTTACGCCGACGCGGCCGCACTCTCGCTGGAGAGCGCGGCGATCCTGCTCGACCGGGTGCCCCGGGCCGCCGGGCACTGGCTCACGGTGGCGGAGGCGTCGCTGCACGGGCCGATCCAGGTGGCGGTGGCCGGCGGCGGGGAACTCCTCGAGGTGGCGCGCCGCGCCGCACCCGGGGGAGCGATCGTCGTCGGCGGTGAGCCGGGCTCGTCGTCGCTGCTCACCGACCGGCCGCTCGTCGACGGGCGACCCGCGGCGTACGTGTGCCGGGGCTTCGTGTGCGACCGGCCGGTGACCACCGCACCCGAACTGGTCGCGACGTTGGGCGGCTGACGGTCACGGCCAGGCGGAGAACCGGCGGCTGCCGAGGAAGTCGCCCTCGCTGGTCACCGGTGCCTCGCCGCTTCCTGCCCATCTCCGTCGGCTGGGCGGTGTTCATGCCGATCGTGCTGTGGGTGATCGCCGACCCGATCACCGGCGCCGTCGACGGGCATTTCCTGCCGCTGTGGGGAGTGGGCATCGTCGCGACCTTCACGACCTCGATGTTCACCCTGGCGCTGCACCGCCTGTTCGGTCTGCTCTCCGTCATCCCCGCGATCGGTGTCCTCATGTTCGTCGGTGTGCCCGCCTCGAACGGTGCGATGTCGATGTACATGACGCCGGAGGTCTTCCGGTTCCTGCACGGTGTGCTGCCGATGCCGGCGGCCGTGGAGTCGGTGCGGTCGATCCTCTACTTCGGGGGCGACGCCGTCGGCCCGCATCTGGTCACGCTCGCGATCTGGGGCGCGGTCTCGCTGCTGTTCGTGATCGTCTTCGGCCGGATCCGCGGTGCTCGGGAGACCGGCGCGGAGTCGGCGGAGGAGCGTTCGCCCGCGACGGTCTAGCCGCTCACGGGAGCTGCGACCGCGAGGTTCGGTGACTCGATGCCGTTCTGCTCGAACGCCTCGAGCACCGCGCGGGTGAGGCTGCGGCGGATCGCCCACTGCTTGCCGGCGCGCACGCGCACGGTCAGCCGCAGCGTCACCGCACCCGCCGTCACGGAGTTGACGCCGAGCAGTTCGGGCTTCTCCAGGACGTCGGGTGCGATGTCCTCGCGTTCGACGCCGTCGAGCACGGCCCGCAGCGCGATCCGGCAGGCGCGGTCGACGTTGGAGGTCGGCGCGATGGGGACGTCGATCACCGAAACGGCGTGGCCCTGGCTCATGTTGCCGACGCGCAGGATCTCGCCGTTGCGGCAGAACCACAGGGTGCCGTCGATGTCGCGCACGGTCGTCACGCGCAGACCGACGGACTCGACGGTGCCCACGGCGTCGCCGAGGTCCACCACGTCGCCCACGCCGTATTGATCCTCGAGCAGCATGAACATGCCCGAGATGAAGTCCCGCACGAGGTTCTGCGCACCGAAACCGAGCGCGACACCCGCGATACCGGCGGAGGCGATGAACGGGGCGACGTTGAAGCCGAGGGTGTCGAGGGTCTGCAGCACCACCCAGACGAGCACGACCACCGAGACACCGGACTTGAACACCGAGCCGATCGTCTGGGCGCGCTGGACCCGGCGTTCGCGGGCGTAGGGATCGCCGATGGCGCGCTCGGCGCGTTCCTGCAGCGGCGCGAGGAACGATCGTCGGGGCTTGCCGGATCTCTCGCGCGGCTTCGTCATCCGGTCGATCAGCCGGTGCAGGACGAAGCGGAGCGCGACGGCGACGACGACGTAGCTCAGGATCGCCAGCGGCCGGTGGATGAGCCAGTCACGGTTCGTGTCGGTCAGTTGGAAGGCCAGGATCTCGAAGGACGGAATCGGAGTAGGCATCCTCCGCGAGTCTACGAACGGGGACGGGGTGCCCGTGGACGGTGTGAGAAGTCGCACCCTCCGGTCCGGAGGGGTTTCAGCCGAAGATCACCAGCCACACGGCCACCGCGTGGCACAGCGCGGCGATCACGGTGGCGGCGTGGAAGAACTCGTGGTGGCCGAAGGTCTCGGGCCACGGATCGGGCCAGCGGGTGGCGTAGAGGATCGCCCCGCCGCTGTAGAAGAGACCGCCGACGAGCAGCAGGATCATGGGCGCGAGTCCCGCGGAGGCGACGAGATCGCCCGCGACCGGCACGATCGCCCAGCCCAGCAGCAGGTAGAGCGGGACGCCCACCCAGCGCGGCGCGGTCGGCCACAGCATCTTCAGTGCGACGCCGGCGAGCGCGCCGGCCCACACCACGATCAGCAGGGTGCGGCCGGTGGACCAGGGGAGGGCCAGGGTCGCGAAGGGGGTGTAGCTGCCGGCGATGAACACGAAGATCATCGAGTGATCGGCGCGTTTCATCCACATCCGGGCCTGCGGGCTCCAGCCGAGCCGGTGGTAGGCGGCGCTCACGCCGAAGACACCGCAGACGGTGAGGCTGTAGATCGTCGCGGGGATCACCGCGGCGCTGCGCCCGGTGAGGGCCGCGGTGCCCACGAGGGCCGCGCCGGCGAGGATCGCGACGGCGAAGGCCCACGCGTGGATCCATCCGCGCATGCGGGGTTTGAGAGGTAGTTCCTGCAGACCGAAGGCCGTCATGGGCATGTCCCACTTGCTGTACCGATGGGTAACCTACGTCAGCGTAGGTTGATGTCCGTCGTCACGTTACCGCCTGCACCGCCTCCCCGGGCGGGAGTGTGACCACCGACGCGACCGCCTCGACCCCTGGGCGTAATGTGACTCGCGTGGTGATGACGGGGTGAACGTCCGCGGTCCGCTGTACCGGTTGTACGAACGTCGGCTGCTGAGAGAGCTCGAGGGTGCGCAGTCCCCACGGCACGTGGCGGTGATGTGCGACGGCAATCGACGCTGGGCGCGTGAGAACGGTTTCACCGACGTCAGTCACGGCCACCGCGCCGGTGCGAAGAAGATCGCCGAGTTCCTCGGCTGGTGCGACGCCGCCGGGATCGAGACGGCGACGATCTACCTGCTCTCCACCGAGAACCTGCGCCGCGACCCGGAGGAACTCGACGCGCTGCTCGAGATCATCTCCGAGGTCGTCGAGGAGATCTCCGCTCCCACCCAGAACTGGAGCGTGAAGATCGTCGGCACCACCGACCTGCTCCCGGCCGACCACGCCAAGCGCCTGCACGAGGCCGCCGCGGGCACCGCGGGCCGCACGGGCACGCACGTCAACGTCGCCGTGGGCTACGGCGGCCGGCAGGAGATCGTCGACGCCGTGCAGTCGCTGCTGCGCGTGCGCTACGCCCAGGGCCTGCGCGGCGAGGATCTCGTCGAGTCCGTCACCGTCGAAGGCGTGAGCAGCCACCTCTACACCTCCGGCCAGCCCGATCCCGATCTCGTGATCCGCACCTCCGGGGAACAGCGGCTGTCGGGCTTCCTGCTGTGGCAGTCGGCCTACTCCGAGATCTGGTTCACCGAGGCCTACTGGCCGGAGTTCCGCCGCGTCGACTTCCTGCGCGCCCTGCGCGACTACGCCGCCCGGCACCGCCGCTTCGGCAAGTGACACCCGCCCACCGGGGATCCCGGTGGGCGGGTGGGTGTCAGAGCTTGCGCAACCTCAGCCGGTTGATGGAGTGATCGGAGTCCTTGCGCAGCACCAGCGTCGCGCGCGGCCGCGTCGGCAGGATGTTCTCCACCAGGTTCGGCAGGTTGATCGTGTGCCAGATCTCCTTCGCCGCGTTGACCGCGTCGCGGTCCGACAGGTTGGCGTAGTGGTGGAAGTGTGCCTCCGGATCGGCGAAGGACGTCTTCCGCAGGGCCAGAAAGCGCTCCACGTACCACTTCTCGATGTCCTCGATCCGCGCGTCGACGTAGATCGAGAAGTCGAACAGGTCGGAGACCATCAGCCGCGGACCGGTCTGCAGCACGTTCAGGCCCTCGATGATGAGGATGTCCGGTTGTCGCACGATGTGGTACTGGCCCGGGATGACGTCGTACGAGATGTGCGAGTAGATCGGGGCGGCAACCTCTTTCGCCCCGGACTTGACCTCGGTGACGAACCGGAGCAGCTTCCGCCGGTCGTAGCTCTCGGGAAAGCCCTTGCGGTGCATGATGTTGCGCCGGATGAGTTCCTTGGACGGATACAGGAAACCGTCCGTGGTCACGAGGTCCACCCGCGGATGGTGCTCCCACCGGGCGAGGAGGGCCTGCAGCACGCGGGCGGTGGTGGACTTGCCGACCGCGACCGACCCGGCCACACCGATGACGAACGGCACCTGCTGATCCGGGTGCTTCTCGCCGAGGAAGGTGGCGGTCGCCGCGAACAGGCGCTGCTTGGCCGCGACCTGCAGGTGGATCAGACGGGCGAGCGGCAGGTAGACCTCCGCGACCTCCGCGAGGTCGATCTGCTCACCCAGGCCCCGCAGCCCGACGAGTTCGTCCTCGGTCAGGACCAGGGGAGTCGACTTGCGCAGCGTCCTCCACTGCTTGCGGTCGAACTCCACATAGGGGCTGGGTTCGTTCAGACGAGCCATGGATCCATCTTCTCGGCGGTGCGCGGTTCGTCGTCTCGTCCCGCAGGGCGGATGCAGCATTGCATGTCCATGCTTCGGATTGTGCTCGCAGACACACAGGGGCGCCGCGCCGGGGTCCCCTCCGACGGAGCGTCCGACCGGGCACGCGCGGGGGGAGGGACTAGGCTGCAGGGCTATGGGCGCCGATGACTTCGTGAACGAATATCTGCTGCTGGGGCTGGCTTTCGACCGCCTCGAAGAGGGGTTCGTCGACGCCTACACGGGCGATCCGGCCCTGCGCCGCCGGGTCGAGGACGCCCCGAAACCCGATCCTCGTGATCTATCCCACACGGCGCGGCGTCTCCGCGACGAACTGCCCGGCGTGGGGCTGCCCGAGGAGCGCGCCCGGTTCGTCGACGTGCACCTGCGTGCCCTCGAGTGCTCGGCGCGCAAGTTCGCCGGGGACGACATCGCTTTCGTCGACGAGGTCGAGGCGTACTTCGACGTGCGCATCGCCCCGGGCAACGAGGACGACTACCGCGACGCGCACCGCCGCCTCGACGCCCTGCTGCCCGGCTCCGGATCGCTCACCGAACGCATGCAGGACCACCGCAAGGCCGAGGTGATCCCCGCCGACCGGCTCGCCGAGTGCGTCGAGGCGTTCTCCGGGGCGCTGCGCGAGAAGGTGCGCGCGGTGTACCCGCTGCCCGACACCGAACGCGTCGAGTACGAGGTGGTCGGCGACAAGCCGTGGTCCGGCTTCAACTACTACCTCGGCGACTACCGCTCGCGGGTCGCGATCAACTCCGATGTCGAGCAGACCATGGCGCACCTGCCGCGGCTGATCGCCCACGAGGCGTATCCCGGTCATCACACCGAACACTGCCGCAAGGAGGCCGGACTCGTCGCCGCCGGCCAGGCCGAGCAGACGATCTTCCTCGTCAACACCCCGCAGTGCCTCATGGCCGAGGGCCTCGCCGACCTCGCCCTCGAGGCGATCATCGGCCCCGGCTGGGGGAAGTGGGCCCAGGAGATCTACGCCGATCTCGGGCTCCGGTTCGACGGCGAGCTGGCCGAGCAGCTGTCCGAGGCCTCCGAGAAGCTGCTGACGGTCCGTCAGGACGCCGCGCTGCTGCTCCACGACCGCGGCCGCAGCCACGACGAGGTCGCGGCGTTCCTGCAGCGCTGGTCGCTGTCGAGCCCCGACCGGGCCCGCCAGTCGCTGCGGTTCCTGTCCTCGCCGTTGTGGCGCGCCTACATCAGCACCTACGTCGAGGGGTACCGGCTGCTGGGCGGCTGGCTCGACGAGGCCGCCGACACCGCGGAGCGGGCCGAGCGGTTCCGCAGGTTGCTCGACGAGCCGCTGGTGCCCAGCAGCCTGCGTGAGCCCCGGTGACCTGCGCGGGACGGTGACTGCGGGGATCGGTCGGGTCGGCTGACGGGGGAGTGGACGGGGTTCGTAGACTGAAGGGCGTATCCCTGCCGCCCTCTGCTTGGAGAAACCTCGATGACCGCTGCGCCCGGCGCCGACGTGAACACTGCCGCACTCGCCGATCTCGACCCCGAGGTCGCCCAGGCGATGGCCGGCGAGCTGTCCCGTCAGCGCGACACCCTCGAGATGATCGCGTCCGAGAACTTCGTGCCGCGCGCCGTGCTGCAGGCACAGGGCAGCGTGCTGACCAACAAGTACGCCGAGGGCTACCCCGGTCGCCGTTACTACGGTGGTTGCGAGAACGTCGACGTCATCGAGGACCTCGCTCGAAACCGCGCCAAGGAGCTGTTCGGCGCCGAGTTCGCGAACGTCCAGCCGCACTCGGGTGCCCAGGCCAACGCCGCGGTGCTCATGGCCCTGATGACGCCGGGCGAGAAGCTGCTCGGCCTCGACCTCGCGCACGGCGGCCACCTCACGCACGGCATGAAGCTCAACTTCTCCGGCAAGCTGTACGACGTCGCGTCCTACGGGGTCAGCAAGGAAGACCACCGCATCGACATGGACGAGGTCCGCGACATCGCGCTGCGCGAGAAGCCGAAGGTCATCGTCGCCGGCTGGTCCGCCTACCCGCGTCACGAGGACTTCGCCGCCTTCCGGTCCATCGCCGACGAGGTCGGTGCCTACCTGTGGGTCGACATGGCGCACTTCGCCGGTCTGGTCGCCGCGGGTCTGCACCCGTCGCCGGTGCCCTACGCCGACGTCGTGTCCACCACCGTGCACAAGACCCTCGGTGGCCCGCGCTCCGGCCTGATCCTCGCCAAGCAGGAGTGGGCCAAGAAGATCAACTCCGCGGTCTTCCCGGGCCAGCAGGGCGGCCCGCTCATGCACGCGATCGCCGCGAAGGCCGTCGCGCTGAAGATCGCCGCGAGCGACGAGTTCAAGGACCGTCAGCAGCGCACCCTCTCCGGTGCCCGGATCATCGCCGATCGCCTGTCGCAGTCCGACGTCGCCGACAAGGGCATCTCGGTGCTCACCGGCGGCACCGACGTGCACCTGGTCCTCGTCGACCTGCGCAACTCGCAGCTCGACGGCCAGCAGGGTGAGGACGCCCTCCACGAGGTCGGCATCACCGTCAACCGCAACGCCGTGCCGTTCGACCCGCGCCCGCCGATGGTCACCTCCGGCCTGCGCATCGGCACCCCGGCCCTCGCGACCCGCGGTTTCGGCGACGAGCAGTTCACCGAGGTCGCCGAGATCATCGCGCAGACCCTCATCGGTGGCGCCGACGTCGAGTCGCTGCGCACCCGCGTGAGCGCCCTGGCGCAGTCCGTGCCGCTGTACGACGGCCTCGAGGACTGGCGTCTGCTCTGATCCTCTCGCAGGACTTCTCTCCGGCCCGCACCGTCCGACGGTGCGGGCCGGAGATGTCTCCGGGTGAGTGCCGCCCCGAGCGGTAGGTTAGGGTAGCCTACGCATGGCCGACATCGTCGTCGACACACCCGCCTCCCCGAGCACGAAGGAAGTCGCATGGCAATTCCGAGCATCGATCCGTACGAGCTACCCACCGGCGACGAGATCCCCGCGGCTCGGGTGGACTGGAAGCTCGACGCGTCCCGCTGCGCGCTGCTCATCCACGACATGCAGAACTACTTCATCGACGCCTACCAGCGCGACGCCGAGCCGCTCGCGACGGTGGTCCCCAACATCGTCCGGCTCCGCGAGGCCTGCCTCGCCGCCGGCGTGCCCGTCGTCTACACGATGCAGCCCGGCGACCAGCATCCCGCCCGCCGCGGTATCCTCGCCGACTTCTGGGGCGTGGGCCTGAGCACCGGCCGCGACACCGAGGTGATCGGCGAGCTCACCCCCGGCCCGGAGGACATCCAGGTCACCAAGTGGCGCTATTCGGCGTTCCAGCGCACCGACTTCCGGCAGCTGCTCGCCCACAACGGACGCGACCAGCTCATCGTCACCGGGGTCTACGCGCACATGGGATGCATGCTCAGCGCCGCCGACGCCTTCATGAGCGATGTGGCCCCCTTCCTGGCACTCGACGCCACCGCCGACTTCAGCCGCGACGAACACGTCATGGCCCTGCAGTACGTCGCCAAGCGCGTCGGGCGGGTCGAGACCACCGACGCGCTGATCGAGGCGATCACGTCGTCGGCGCAGCGCCGCGACCGCGAGAACGAACAGCTGACCGCTTCGCTGGGCTGAGACACCGAGCGGACCGGCCCGATCCGACAGAACCAGGAACCCCGTTCACATGCAGAGAACTCTTCTGTCCGGGAAGATCCACCGCGCGACCGTCACCCAGGCGGACCTCCACTACGTGGGCTCGGTGACGATCGACCGTGATCTCATGGACGCTGCCGACATCCTCGAGGGCGAACTCGTGCACATCGTCGACATCGACAACGGTGCCCGCCTCGAGACCTATGCGATCGAGGGGCAGCGCGGCTCCGGCGTCATCGGCATCAACGGTGCTGCGGCACGGCTCATCTCGCCCGGCGACCTGGTGATCATCATGGCCTACCGCAACGTCGACGACGCGCAGGCCCGCGACTTCCGGCCGCGCGTGGTGCACGTCGACGAGCGCAACGCGATCGTCGATCTGGGTTCCGATCCGGCGCAACCCGTTCCGGGTGCGGTGGACCAGCTGTCCCCGCGCTGACCCCGGATACGCGTCTAGGTGGTGCCGCGGCGGCGCGCCTCGAGGGTCTCGACGGCCTGCTCGCGCAGCAGCCGCAGACGGGCGAGCGGACGTTCCGAGGCGGGGCTGCGCCAGTAGCCCGAGGCGTCCAGCATCTGCTTGGGGACGCCGATGCGCTTGGATACCGCGCGCAGTTCCTTCACGATCGACGCCTCACCGGCGATCCACATCCAGCCGTCCCCGGTGCGCGGGGCTCCGGCCTCGACGACCTGCGCCAGCACGTCCGCGTCCGGGACGCCGGGCCGGCGGTGCACCCACGTCACGCCCGTCAGGTCGGCCTGTTCCTCGGCCGGTCCGTCGACGAGGGCGAAGACGTGCATCGGCACGGTGCCGGAGAAGGTCTCGACGTAGCGGCCGAGGGCGGGCAGGGCGGTCTCGTCACCGGCGAGGACCCACCAGTCGGCGCCCTGCGGCGGGATGGTGGAGATCTTCGGGCCCGCGAGATGCAGCACGTCGCCCGGAGCGGCGCCCCGGGCCCAGTTGCCGGCGGGGCCGTGACCGTGCACCACGAAGTCCAGGTCGAGCTCGCCGGCCACCGGGTCGAAGCGGCGCACGGTGTAGGCGCGGGCGACGGGTGCGGGCTTACGGGGCCAGTGCAGGTGTCCGTCGTGCTGCTCGGGCAGGACGGGCAGCTCCTCGCCGGGCTCGGGAAGGAAGATCTTGACGTAGTCGTCGGCGCCCTCGGTCGTGAACGGCGGGGCGTCGTAGTCGCCGCTGCGGAACGCGCCGAGCTGGTCGCCGCCCAGCGTGACGCGCCGCATCCGGGGCGTCACGTCCACCGCACGCAGCACGGTCAGTCGTCGCAGGACGATGGGCAGGGAGACGCGGGTCGGGGGCGTCGTCACCGGCATGGTGAGCTCCTTCCGGACGGGGCCACCCGACAATACGGCGGGCGCGTCCCAGCTGATATGGTTAGGCAGCCCTAACTATATCCGGACGGAGGGGG
This region of Rhodococcus sp. Z13 genomic DNA includes:
- a CDS encoding siderophore-interacting protein — translated: MPVTTPPTRVSLPIVLRRLTVLRAVDVTPRMRRVTLGGDQLGAFRSGDYDAPPFTTEGADDYVKIFLPEPGEELPVLPEQHDGHLHWPRKPAPVARAYTVRRFDPVAGELDLDFVVHGHGPAGNWARGAAPGDVLHLAGPKISTIPPQGADWWVLAGDETALPALGRYVETFSGTVPMHVFALVDGPAEEQADLTGVTWVHRRPGVPDADVLAQVVEAGAPRTGDGWMWIAGEASIVKELRAVSKRIGVPKQMLDASGYWRSPASERPLARLRLLREQAVETLEARRRGTT